The DNA window AATATTCTTCTTTCTCCTTGGGGGAGAAACCTATTTACAGGGTTCCACCAACATCATGGTAGCCTGGACATCCCTGAGGCACAAGCAAGCTCAACCCCACCTCAACCTGGATCCCCCCAACCTGCAAAAATTCCATATCCTGACATTTCATTGTGGTGCATTAACCAAGCAAACAACTCACAATTGTTGCAGCTGTTGATTTCAATTGGAAGTCGATCCTGGCTTGATGATCTTGAAGGGGAGTGAAGAGGTGGGATACTCTGGAAGAATTGGCCAGTGGTGGCACAGGACAGGttctctctcacacattgtcCTGATGAACAGCCAGGCCCAGTAACCATCTTCTATTGGTACACATTCACAAGCATCTGCATTACGCAGAGACAAGTTTAAGCTACAACTCGAATGATTGCTATGGCTGCAAGATCCCAAAGGTGAatgagtctttttttaaaaaccacacaAGTTCACACGGGACTTTCTACGAAGTTGTCAACAGTTCAGGGAATGGGCAAATACATCTCTCTCAACTGGAAGAAGCAGAAATGGCAGGAAAATGAGCATCTCCCAAAGCAGATTTGTGAGTGGAAAGCTGGCATTTAAGTGTGCCTATCTCCAGATTTTGTGCAAATAAAAGTTAAAGCCCTAATTCAAAAGGTGACACCCTCTCCATGAAAATAAAAGTGTTCACAGATGGACTAAAAACATCAATACTCACTATCCATGTGCAACACAAAGGTATTTAAGTGAATTTTGATATCACTCCAAGAAAAAAGGTTGCTAAATATTTTCTCATGGAGTCAACATCCAACAGGAGAACAAGTAGCCATCATGAAGATTTAAGGAGACAGGTGTAAGTACCAACTTCATGGTGTATGGTAGTGCAGCCAACATGCAGGTGACTATTAGGTACACTGTTAAGGGCTGTGCGGTCCATCTtttacgacccccccccccccccccactattttggCCCCATATTTTGAGTTGCCTCTTTGCCTTGGAAAGTTTCCATCCAAGTCTATTACGTGTCCCCATGAGGAAAAAGCGTCCAATAAAATTACTCAGACTTGCCCAGGAGCCAAAAGCAATGGTGACTCTGTTAGAGATGTTAGAAGAGCCTTGAAATGTAATGCCAACTTAATCAGAAGTATTCCCTCCCAGATGGTAACCAATGTTCAACCGGTCCATGTGCAACAAAGGGCTTTCAGAAAAATCAttagttttttttgtttgcttcCATGGTTCTTAAAACCACCCTACAATTATGCCCTGCCTCCAGCCTTTTGGGTAACCAGAAAAGAGAGAGTCTCTGTTTGAGTTCAGATTAGATAAAACTTCCACTTTTTCTTTTATAAAGCCCTAACTTCAAcattcagcttttttttttaaatttttgttttactaaaaaaaaattcctaaataaATAGACATTTAAATCAGCTAAAAGCTACAGGCAATTGTGCAAACTAGCTACAGAAACAGATTACAGAATTACTGGGCTCACTGCAGGGGCTTCTTCTGGGGCCTTCTGACCTTGAGACTGGCAAAACACAGTTGGCCCAGGCAAACAAAGGACACCATCAGAAGCCCTGAGGCAGCCATCGTGAAAGTTTGAAGGTAAATGGGGCTCCTGCTCAGTGCGCACATTGGTACCGTCCTTCACTAACACAGCATCAGCTTCTGTTGAAGGAAGTTGGATGTTACGATACTTGGAGGTCCCTGTGTTTTGAGAAAAGTGCTCTGTGACAGGCACACCTGATGCCAAGGAGCTACTGGTAGCAGCAACCAAATTTTCTACAGTGGCTTCTTTTGGGTAACTGGGCTCTGCAGCTGCTTCCACATAATCGGCCTCCCTATCACCGCAGTTCACATCTACAGCACACCTCGGATCTATTTGATAATACAACACTGTGGAGTTTCTTAAATAGGTCTGTTCCTCAGGCGTCGAGTTATCCTGAACAGCAGTGTCAGCAAAATGCAACACAGGAGAAACAGGAGTCACTTCTGCTTGGATCACAACTGGTGTTGCTAGGCCTTGGCACGTTTCACCGGCGCTAGCTACCGCATCTCCTAATATACAAACTTCTAGGTTTTCTACACTGGTATCCATGGTCACATTAGAACTGGTTAAATCAGTCTCTTCCTCCTTTTTCCTGTCCATCTCCTCAGCAGACTGTAAGTGCATCACTGCAGTCTCGTTTTCCAAATCATAGTTTTCTGCTGCAAATTCCTGGTAGTCCTGCGTTTCTGTGTGGCTGTTACTGGACGAATGGGAGACAGCCAGCGATGGCTGTTGCAGGTCCTGCTGCTTGTTCTCCAGTTCCAGCTTCATGATGGTGTGCAGGTAATGAGTCCGGACGCGGATGGGGTTAAATTCAATCCGGCCAGCTGCATTGGCACAGCCATCTTTGGAGCAGCCACAGGGAAAGGACATCCTATCCACCTTGAGGACAAGAGACTGGTGTTAATACAGTTCAGTGGAACAACTGCAAGTCATTAAAGATTGATACCATCAGACTGCTCATGTAACCTGACTcaatgtgtgtgtggggagggaggTGCCAGTCCACGGTACTCCTGCATGTCTTATCTGAGTCAACCTTGACCTGGAGGACAGCACTTTTATCCCAGGGCCTGAAGGTCGCAGGTTCAAGTCTTGGTCATGAGATTAGAGTACAGGAATCCAGGGTGCGAGAGTGCCAACTGTCATGAGGTGCCGTCAGCTGACGCCCCTCCAGCCACCAGCAGACAACACTGTTTGTGAACAGTCGCTTTGGCCAATTGGaatggtttgcccttcaaaaatgAATTGCAGTGCGATTACAAAAAGCCAGAAAGGTTTGTGCCCAAAGACCTGCTTTGAAAAGCAAGTCTTGCATAAAGaacaagttgggggggggggggggggcaagcatTTCCTACCACCTCACACGCCCTTTCAGACAAAACTCCCCAGACTTACCACACCTGCACAGTTGCTATaactaggttttttttaattttaattttgacatgcagcacggtaacaggcctacaacccctgtgcgttttgaagggtgggcgaaaactggagcccccggggaaaacccacgcagacacggggagagcgtacaaactccttacagacagcattggagtcgaaccccagtcctgatcactggctctgtagcAATGTTGCGCTGACCGCAACACCGACTGCACTTTTAACATAGTTAATAACAACAGCTGTAACATTTAATTGGCTAACAAAATCTGTTTGTGGGCTTAATGATGAGCTTCATGAAACACCCCATCGACAGCTTGTTTGTCCAGTGTCTGCATGAAATAAAAGTGGCCTGTTAAAGGCTTAATGCAACGAAGAGCAGTCAACAGCTTTGCCACCAGCAGGGtcgcaatgggctgaatggccacttTCTGCACCTTACGTTCAGGCCAAATCTCAACAGCATTCGGAGCTGGCCAAAGCACCAGAGTTGGCAATTAATGTCATCGTGGGCTGCAACCTGCCATCAGACACAGGTTAAAAAGTCTGTCTCAGTGACAATGTGCATGATAACATAACAAAAAacataattacagcacagaaacaggccattaggcccttctagtccgcactgaaccaaacactcctctctaatcccacctacctgcacaatgaccataaccctccaccttcttctcatccatatacctgtccagctttttcttaaataataaaattgactctgccgccactatttctcccggaagctcattccacaccgctaccactctctgagtaaagaagttccccctcatgttacctctaaacctctgccccttaactcttaacttatgtcctctcgtttcaatctctcctactcttaatggaaatagtctatccacatccactctgtctatccctttcataatcttaaatacctctatcaaatcccctctcaagcttcaaatacccctgccaggattctgaTGTGGTGCCTTCATAATCACAAGTGGCAACATGAGCAAAATTTGGCACCAAACCATTAAAGAGGTATAAGGAAGATCAAAAACTAGGTTGAAAGGAAGTTTTAAAGAATGCCGTCAGCTAAGGCAAGAACCTGGGCATGGCAAGAAAGCCTGCGGACATTCACTCATTCTGAGCTCAGAGGATTAACAACCACAGGGAACCATGGTCCACATTAGTCAGTGACGGCCAAATTGGTTATCAGCAGTAAATTTCAAGGCCAGTCGACAGCCAGGATTCCATTGGCTGTCTTCTGATCTCCTGAAGAGAGAATTCAAAACTCTGCAAAGGAGCCCAGAATGAATGACTGAGCATTTCCCTCTGGACAGAGTCTAGAACAAGGGGCTGCAGGATGAGGGTAAGGGGTTCACCAGCTAGCTGTGTGATGATAAATCCCTTAAAAATCTTTGGATTTCTCTCCTCCAGTAGATGATCAACTGTTGAGCATCTGCAAGGTGGGATTGACTGGACACTCCGTGTCCTGGATGCTATACAAGTGACAGTTCAGGTGGACAGGATGGTGAAGGTGATGTATGCCATGTTTGCTTTCATTGGGTGGGGTATTGAGCAAAAAGATTGGGATGTCATGATACAGCTGTACAAGGCTTTGGTGTGACCAcacttggagttctgtgtgccatCCTGTcactagctacaggaaggatgtcagtaGGTGGgaaggggtacagaggagattcatcagaatgttgccagggctgaagggcctgagtTTCAGGAAGAggctaggtctttattccctgcaaTATCAGAGTCCAAAGGGTGATCTTGGAtgttcataaaatcatgagggagcATGGATAAACTGAATGttcagttggagaaactcagcagatcaaacagcgaactttatatagcaaagataaaggtgctcaatcaacgttttgggcttgatcccttcatccagtcaacataccttgaagggctcaagcccaaaatgttagttatgtatctttgctacataaagtacactgtttgacctgctgactttctcagctttgcgtttttacttcaaccacggtgtcagcaggctttcgtgttttactcttgtTTGGTCTTTTTCCCCAGGATAAACGATTCTAGAATTACAGGGAATAAGTTTAAGGTGGGAGGGAAGAGTTTTAAGAGAGACAAATTTTCcattcagagggtggtccatatctggaacgaACTGTCAGCAGAAACTGTAGATCTTTAATTATAATGCACAAAAGAcatttggaaggatatggaccaaacacaggcaaatgggattagctcaggTAGGCACCTTGACCGGCAgggacaaattgggccaaagagcctgtccttgctgtatgtctcaaaTCAAGTGATCGTGCCGGAAATTAGACCACATCGATGATCAGTCTGATATTATCAGGTGACGGAAGACTTTATGGGCCCTGTCCTGTTCTTAAATCCAGAGAAGCCTAGTAATTCCTTGGCAGAATCATAATACAGGAAAGACCACAAACATTAGTAAAACAAAGAGacagtaaaacccccggtatctggcaccaattggtagatgccagataagtaaatttttcagttgcttgagattgcgtgtgtaTGAACTAACCACAAGGGGCACCAAttgtaaacttctgtattttttacccatttattttctgcaatttattttttgccggttgcttgaattctggaataacaggggttttactgtttttTTATCCAGGTGATGTTCAGGTGAATGTTGATTTTAAACAGTATGCCTTTACAAAATATATTCCACCTACCCAAttagggttttattttaaatctgcACTACATTCTTAAGAATTTATCATTCACTCTCATAGCATCagacatgtttttaaaaaaaataatcacacAAAAGATTTGTacaagacaaaaggcaatttgctCTCCTGGAATTGGATAAAAGTCATTCCTATTGGCCAGAGAAGTTAACCTTACCTGGCATTTGATTCCTGCTTTGCTACAGGGACACACCTCGGGATCACAGTAAAACCTACAGTCACACCCGCACTCCTCCCTGGATGAGCGAATGGCTCGCAGCTCGTGCTTTTCTTCCGTGTCAATCCTGTTGACGCCCGATGCACGTAGCAAAGCTCTTCGCCTTTTTGTAGGTAGCGGTTGTAAAAAGAAATAGTCATCTACCTCAATACTGTCCACATCAATGTCATCATCGGAAACGTCATCAATGGTGAGTACATTGGCCTCCTCCGACTCAACCATACCATTCTTGGTCAACTGTTGGGAAAAAGGTGAGAGTAATTTCAGACCAGGAGCGTGTGGTGCAAGTACCAAGATCCGTGGAAGAATACAAGTTGCAGGAGTTGGACAGATAGTACCTTCATCCTGTTGTCCCATTTATCAAGATTCAGGTGTCCATGTAGAATATAATAGCATagtacagatccttcagcccatgatgttgtgccaacccataataCACCTACcacaaaaatactaaacccttcccttcctcatacCCCTGTGTTTTTCTTTAATCCCTATGCCTGGCTCAGAGTCTTTTACATGCCTCTCATGTTCCAGCATCCACCATGATCTCTGTctcaggcattccaggcacccacaactctgtgcaaaaaaaaatacatacccCTGATTGTCTCCTCCAaatttctctcccttcactttgtacacatgtcctcaggtgttttctgatcctgccctgggaaacaggtgctgcgtgtccatcctatctatgcctctcagaatcttgcagacctctatcaagtctcctctcatccttctatgctccaaacagaaaagtcccagctctgccaaccttgccccataaaacttattttccaatccaggcaacatcctggtaaatctcctctgcatcctccccatagcttccacatccttcttgtaatgaggtaaccagaactgaacacaatactccaagtctggtctcaccagagatttgtagagttgcaacatgacctctcaactcctgaactcaatccccctattaatgaagccaaacatcccataggccttcttaagtaGCCCATCAACCtgtatggcaaccttgagagatgtatgaatttggatcccaaggtccctctgttcttccacactgttaataactgaccattaatcctgtactcagccttgtggtttgtccttccaaaatgcatcacctcatacttatccggattgaactccatctgccacttttccgcccaattctccatcctgtctatatcctcctgtaaccttcaacaaccttcagctccatccacaactcctccaaccttcgtatcatctgcaaacttactgacccatccttgtGCCTCTTcagccaggtcatttataaaaatcaaagtccaggggtctcagaacagatccctgtggaattccacaagtcaccgacctccaggcagaatattttccatctactattaccctctgctttctacaggcaaaccaatttggaatccacacagccaaggttccactgatcccatgcctcaagactttctgaacgagtctcccataggggaccttgtcaaatgcctcacaaAATCCATCCCttgtcaatttcttttgttaccatcTCAAAAAAACAACtcagttaggctcatgaggcatgaacttcccttcacaaagccatgctgactatccttgagtagactggacctctccaaatgctcatagatcctatccttaaggatcctctccattagtttgcacaccactggcaAAAGACCCACCGGTCTATAATCCCCAGGATTttctctattaccttttttaaacatttgACCACACTTGTCATTCtataatcctctggcacctcccctgtgaccaAGGAAAATAGAAAGATCATCGCCACTCCCCCAGCTAttctcttccctcccttacaTAGCAACATAGGGTATATCTTGTCCAGTCCTGGGGActgatccagcacttcctctttcttaatctcaacatggtccagcacataagcctgttctattctaacCTATTTTAACCTTCTAAGAGCCCTCTCTCTGGTGAAATCTGAAGCAtctaggacctccccaacctcctctgcctccaggcacatgttgcatCCTTTATCCTTTAACGGCCCCACTTTcactctcgtcatccttctgttctccacATGCAcgtagaacaccttggggttctccttaatcccacatcccaaggccttctcatgccccattCTAACTCTCCCAAgttctttcttaagttccttcctggctaccagatTCTTCTCCTGAGCCCCTCCTGttttctgcttcctatatctaatgtttgCTTCCTTCACCCCCTTGacgagctgcctcacctgttttgtcaatcaCGGTTGCCTTTTCCtctcatcttttccctgtcccagtgggataAACCTCCGGAATCCCATGCAAGTGGTCcccaaacatcctccacattacctcGGGGTTCTCCCGTGAACATCGGTTCAcaatttattcttgctagttTCCTagattagcccttccccaattaaacactttcccattttgtctgcttttagccttgtccatagctatgctggaGCTCggggttgtggtcactctcaccaaaatgctcccccactgagaggtccatcacctgaccaggttcattactcagcaccagatccagtctggcctctcctctcatcggctGGTCTACAGACTGTGTCAGGACACACATgacaaattctgcctcatctttccctcttgcagtaaggaggtgccagtcaatatttgggaaagtGAAGTCTTCCATAACAACTTATTTCTGCTTTATTCCaaatctcctctcttccccccccccccattatttatttttaaacatttaaacccCGGTAcgtgcatcagccaatcctgtcacTGTGTCAGCCACATCTCCATAATGGCCAcataattccacatactgatccatgctctgagTTCATAATActcattgcattgaaatagacacatttcaaaccattTTCTGCCTCCCTTGTAAACCCATCAGGCTCAACCTTGAATGTATGGAATGATTGAAGCCctctgagggagggagagaatccCAAGGTTCACAACCTTCTGCCTTGAGGAATTTCTCTTCAACTCAGTCCCTCATATCCTGGCCCCTGGTTCTGAGCTCTTCAGTGTCAAGAAGCTGCTTTGGCACCAACCCTTACACGTCACTTTTTCCTGCCAACTCAGGCCGACTGCATTCCTGGAAACTGTCACACATGACTCTTTCTTGCATCTGACCTGCCCTTGCAGGTAGCTTAACACTCCCGTTCTCATGGTCATGCCTTCTCTCTGCCAACTGGAAAGTCAACAGACTCGTTAGTCCACAAAGATTTGACCGATTTCTGGTAaatattgagtttttttttaaattatacatttGGGTTAGTTTTTCTCTGGgttaagtgaaacatgaaagtccgcaGACATGGTGATTGCAGTATAAACACACAGGAacactggaggaacccagccggtctcgcagcgtccgaaGGAGGTAAGGAGGtaaagggcttgagcccttctttttgaaaattttatttctaGATTTACACCCACGTATTGTAGGGAACAATCCTCACCTTTTACAGGTCATTGTTTTCCGAGTCCTCTCTTtttcctttcccacccccccacctttcaccctccctcccacttcaACCCCAGTACAAGcataaaaatcaattattaaaaataacaatacaaatacatgagaaaaaggtgagggacaggtgggggggggggggagagccggCAGGACTTCCAAATTGTCAGGGCTCATGTGATCCTCTATTGAGGAAGGCCCTGGGTAGGAGAATCACACCTGTGTTTTGACGTGTCACAGGTATGGCTGCCTCACCTCGATGATTGTGTCACGTCTACCTCTTAAGTTgtgagtaattttctccaggggaacgcagCTCTGCATCTTCGTGTTCCATCTTGTGCTTAATTGGGAGTCAAATTTTACAGGTAACGGTTGTAGCATCTCCTGGCCACCACTAAGACCACCTTCACGAATTGAGTTTGGAGTTTGGACAATCTTGGACTCGCATCTGTAACATCCCCCAGCAGGAACAGGGCTgaatgcctgagcccttcaaggttcgagtgaaaagcagacaggctccctgccttttgcttataccttggagggggcctcaggcctgaaatgttggtaatacatctttacctcctatggacactgcaagattggctgagttcctccagcatttctgtggagttttttttcctctggaTAGACAAACCTTTAATTCTAGTGCAGGGATAGCCAAccttttattatttaatttagacatacagcatggtaacaggccattttggcccatgagtacgTACCGAGGGCATAGgacaattgggcggcatgggctcttgggccaaaatggcctgttaccgtgttgtatgtttaaattataaattaaaaggttggccacccctgttagAGAATCGAGAATAATCCTGGAGGGTTGCTCTGCTTGTGGACTGCGCAGTGAATTTGTCCTATATATTGTGGGGCCCATGATCAACTGATTGTGGGTGCCCACAGTACCATGGTATTTCAAAACTGGGTTCTCAACTTCAGGACCCACACTTGAAAACCCCTCCCAACAATAGAACCATTTTCAAGGaggcgtttggcagctcttgataATGGGCTCAAATTGTTGGTAAAAGGACAACAGATGGAGCCGGCAGAGACACACATTTCCTTTGCTCAGGATAGATGTGGAATGCAAGATGAATTTATAATGTTTAGgaaaatccaatctttctccTTTGAGAAAAGTGCATACAGATAATAGAAGAGGTTTAGCCACTGTCTCCATAAAATGCTGAATAATAATTTCAAAGAAAAGTGGGTATGAACTGTCAGTCAGCTTGGTAAAGTAGCCATTGTTTTTCCATCGTCGGCCTGATCACTAGACGCAGCAGGAAGAAAAATCAACAAATACTCAAACAACGGCGCGTTTTTATAACCTTTGACTAAACGCTATCTGTTTTAGTGGACCTTCCACAGATCAGACAAGCAATTTGTAATGGAGCAAACCCAAAGATTCCAGTCACCGAGATAGACGTCTCCGCACCAGTTAAACTATTCCCACACACAGATGGAGTGTGGAATGACATCATTCGGAGCCTTGTCTGTGGGGTGATGGGAATTTTTGACACAGATTATGCTGGCAAACAGCCAAAATGCAGCCTGGAAGCAATATCCTGAAGAGATAAAGGGCAGTCATGCCTCGCTGCAGTGAACAACTTGTATACACATAGTCATTTGCTCAATTCAAAAATGCACCAGGGTTGcacgttaattgggtgtatttgggcagcacagcctgtgggccagaagggcctgttaccgtgctgtaggtct is part of the Narcine bancroftii isolate sNarBan1 chromosome 12, sNarBan1.hap1, whole genome shotgun sequence genome and encodes:
- the csrnp2 gene encoding cysteine/serine-rich nuclear protein 2 isoform X1, translated to MEVAVSGNLKRKFEVVDGSSLCSSPKESDDEVSSSDSADSCDSLNSPSFRELSPTSILKKQKRLRAKNVRFDQVTVYYFTRRQGFTSVPSQGGSSLGMARRHSCIRRYTLCEFAQEQEHLHRQMLRDHLKEEKLNVRKMKLTKNGMVESEEANVLTIDDVSDDDIDVDSIEVDDYFFLQPLPTKRRRALLRASGVNRIDTEEKHELRAIRSSREECGCDCRFYCDPEVCPCSKAGIKCQVDRMSFPCGCSKDGCANAAGRIEFNPIRVRTHYLHTIMKLELENKQQDLQQPSLAVSHSSSNSHTETQDYQEFAAENYDLENETAVMHLQSAEEMDRKKEEETDLTSSNVTMDTSVENLEVCILGDAVASAGETCQGLATPVVIQAEVTPVSPVLHFADTAVQDNSTPEEQTYLRNSTVLYYQIDPRCAVDVNCGDREADYVEAAAEPSYPKEATVENLVAATSSSLASGVPVTEHFSQNTGTSKYRNIQLPSTEADAVLVKDGTNVRTEQEPHLPSNFHDGCLRASDGVLCLPGPTVFCQSQGQKAPEEAPAVSPVIL
- the csrnp2 gene encoding cysteine/serine-rich nuclear protein 2 isoform X2 — encoded protein: MEVAVSGNLKRKFEVVDGSSLCSSPKESDDEVSSSDSADSCDSLNSPSFRELSPTSILKKQKRLRAKNVRFDQVTVYYFTRRQGFTSVPSQGGSSLGMARRHSCIRRYTLCEFAQEQEHLHRQMLRDHLKEEKLNVRKMKLTKNGMVESEEANVLTIDDVSDDDIDVDSIEVDRMSFPCGCSKDGCANAAGRIEFNPIRVRTHYLHTIMKLELENKQQDLQQPSLAVSHSSSNSHTETQDYQEFAAENYDLENETAVMHLQSAEEMDRKKEEETDLTSSNVTMDTSVENLEVCILGDAVASAGETCQGLATPVVIQAEVTPVSPVLHFADTAVQDNSTPEEQTYLRNSTVLYYQIDPRCAVDVNCGDREADYVEAAAEPSYPKEATVENLVAATSSSLASGVPVTEHFSQNTGTSKYRNIQLPSTEADAVLVKDGTNVRTEQEPHLPSNFHDGCLRASDGVLCLPGPTVFCQSQGQKAPEEAPAVSPVIL